A region from the Planktothrix sp. FACHB-1365 genome encodes:
- a CDS encoding pyridoxal phosphate-dependent aminotransferase — MKLAARVEKVPPSVTLAISAKAKAMKAEGMDVLNFSVGEPDFDTPKHIVAAAKQALDEGKTRYGPAAGEPKLRSLIAQTLSEETGLDYKSDNIVVTNGGKHSLYNLMVAVINPGDEVIIPAPYWLSYPEMVKLVEGIPIIVQTGADTGYKITPEMLRQAITPKTKLFVLNSPSNPTGMVYTPDEIRALAEVVVETGILVVSDEIYSKIIYDDAQHLSIASAHPESYKSTLISSGFAKSFAMTGWRIGYLAGDVNIIKATTRVQSHSTSNVCTFAQYGAVAALENSQDCVEEMRLAFAKRREVMFELLNAIPGISCLKPDGAFYMYLNISKTALTSVDFCNLLLEEQQLAAVPGQAFGNDDHIRLSYATDLTTIEKGIKRLEEFVNSKI, encoded by the coding sequence ATGAAGCTAGCAGCGCGAGTAGAAAAGGTTCCGCCGTCTGTAACGCTGGCGATCTCAGCGAAGGCCAAAGCAATGAAAGCTGAGGGGATGGATGTCTTAAATTTTAGCGTAGGCGAACCGGACTTCGATACCCCTAAGCATATTGTTGCTGCGGCTAAACAAGCCTTGGACGAGGGAAAAACTCGCTATGGCCCAGCAGCAGGGGAACCAAAACTCCGATCATTAATTGCTCAAACCTTAAGTGAAGAAACCGGTTTAGACTATAAAAGTGACAATATTGTTGTTACCAATGGCGGTAAACATTCCCTCTATAATTTAATGGTAGCGGTGATCAATCCTGGGGATGAAGTTATTATTCCGGCGCCCTATTGGTTAAGCTATCCTGAAATGGTAAAACTGGTAGAAGGAATTCCCATTATTGTTCAGACGGGTGCAGATACGGGTTATAAAATCACACCTGAAATGCTGCGTCAAGCCATTACCCCGAAGACGAAACTTTTTGTTTTGAATTCTCCTTCAAATCCAACGGGAATGGTGTATACGCCGGATGAAATTCGCGCCTTAGCTGAGGTGGTTGTTGAAACGGGTATTTTAGTCGTTTCGGATGAAATTTATTCTAAGATCATTTATGATGATGCCCAACATTTAAGTATTGCATCGGCTCATCCCGAAAGCTATAAATCCACTTTAATTAGTAGCGGTTTTGCTAAATCTTTTGCCATGACCGGGTGGCGCATTGGCTATTTAGCGGGAGATGTGAATATTATTAAAGCGACAACCCGTGTTCAAAGTCATAGTACCTCTAATGTTTGTACATTTGCTCAATATGGTGCGGTTGCTGCATTAGAAAACTCTCAAGATTGTGTTGAAGAAATGCGGTTAGCATTTGCCAAACGGCGAGAGGTGATGTTTGAGTTATTAAATGCAATTCCAGGGATTAGTTGTCTAAAACCGGATGGCGCATTTTATATGTATCTCAATATTAGCAAAACTGCTTTAACGTCTGTTGACTTCTGTAATCTCTTACTAGAAGAACAACAGTTAGCCGCCGTACCAGGTCAAGCTTTTGGAAATGATGACCATATTCGTTTATCCTACGCAACGGATTTAACCACCATTGAAAAAGGAATTAAACGTTTAGAGGAGTTTGTTAACTCTAAAATTTAG
- a CDS encoding M1 family metallopeptidase, producing MLNFYFDTETDTHKSFELPGARPHYNPDRPGQVEHIFLDLVLDIPNQSFQGTCTLHLNPVKSGIETLILDAVNLEIQEVKIEQNQQEFDYDGEQLQIHLHQPTTVNQLIKLVISYSVTHPQRGLYFISPSKDYPNKPIQVWTQGEDEDSRFWFPCFDYPGQLATSEIRVQVPKQYLAISNGELIHTETKGKTKIYHWSQKQIHPTYLMTLAVGEFAEIKDEWNGIPVLYYVEKNRKEDALRSMGKTPQMLEFFSQYFGYSYPYPKYAQVCVDDFIFGGMENTSTTLLTDRYLLDERATLDNRNTESLVAHELAHQWFGDLVVIKHWSHAWIKEGMATYTEVLWTEQEYGKEEAAYYRLNQARNYFSEDSSRYRRPIVTHIYREAIELYDRHLYEKGACVYHLIRTELGDELFQKAIQTFVQDNAHKTVETIDLLRALEKSTGSNLLPLFDQYVFRGGHPEYKVSYSWDNNSKLAKITIKQTQATDSDKLSEQNLFDLKIPIGFGYKPDKKSPETPVPLKTFTVRVHEREQTFYFPLEEKPAFISFDVDNNILKTVTLDYALAELKAQLQYDPDPISRIYAAKALAKKGGLEAVKALSNALKHDKFWGVRFEVAKQLVRVKLDQVFEGLVAGLTDNDARVRRAVINSLAKLKTTESYQVLKPLLEKGDASYLVEAATATALGEIAATHCEDKHLIEQTIKLLKSVLKEREGWNEVVRSGAISGLSKMKTSEDALNVILKYTAPGIPQALRLTTIRALGSISTGQTPTNTERILQRLEELSNETFFLTQVAVVASLEQMETPKAMDVLQSLADQTLDGRVRRRAEEAIQNVQGKIGSEPALKKLREELDKIKKENQDLRSRLETLEAKSKSSKH from the coding sequence ATGCTGAATTTTTACTTTGATACGGAAACGGATACCCACAAGTCCTTTGAGTTACCCGGCGCTCGCCCCCATTATAACCCTGACCGTCCCGGTCAAGTGGAACATATTTTTTTGGACTTAGTTCTCGATATTCCTAATCAAAGTTTTCAAGGAACTTGTACCCTACATTTGAATCCTGTTAAAAGTGGAATTGAAACTTTAATATTAGATGCCGTTAACTTAGAAATACAAGAGGTAAAAATCGAGCAAAATCAGCAAGAGTTTGATTATGATGGAGAACAGTTACAGATTCATTTACACCAACCCACAACGGTTAATCAGTTAATTAAATTGGTGATTAGTTATTCCGTCACCCATCCGCAACGGGGACTGTATTTTATTAGTCCCAGTAAAGATTATCCTAACAAACCAATTCAAGTTTGGACACAAGGAGAAGATGAAGATTCTCGCTTTTGGTTTCCTTGTTTTGACTACCCCGGACAACTCGCCACCTCAGAAATTCGGGTACAAGTTCCGAAACAATATTTAGCCATTTCCAATGGAGAGTTAATTCACACCGAAACCAAAGGCAAAACTAAAATTTACCATTGGTCACAAAAACAAATTCATCCCACTTATTTAATGACCTTAGCAGTGGGAGAATTTGCAGAAATCAAAGACGAATGGAATGGAATTCCGGTTTTATATTATGTTGAGAAAAACCGCAAAGAAGATGCCCTTCGCAGTATGGGGAAAACCCCCCAAATGCTTGAGTTTTTCTCTCAATATTTTGGCTATTCCTATCCCTATCCGAAATATGCTCAAGTTTGTGTGGATGACTTTATTTTTGGCGGGATGGAAAATACCTCGACAACGTTATTAACTGATCGCTATTTATTAGATGAACGAGCCACCTTAGATAATCGTAACACAGAAAGTTTAGTTGCCCATGAACTAGCCCATCAATGGTTCGGGGATTTAGTCGTAATTAAACATTGGTCACACGCCTGGATAAAAGAAGGAATGGCGACCTATACTGAAGTGTTATGGACAGAACAAGAATATGGCAAAGAAGAGGCGGCATATTACCGTTTAAACCAAGCCAGAAACTATTTTTCTGAGGATAGTTCCCGTTATCGTCGTCCCATTGTTACCCATATTTATCGAGAAGCAATAGAACTTTATGACCGCCATTTATATGAAAAAGGCGCTTGTGTTTATCATCTAATTAGAACAGAATTAGGGGATGAACTGTTTCAAAAAGCAATTCAAACCTTTGTTCAGGATAATGCTCATAAAACGGTCGAAACCATTGATTTATTACGAGCATTGGAAAAATCAACCGGGTCTAATTTACTTCCCCTATTTGATCAATATGTATTTCGAGGCGGACATCCCGAATATAAAGTTTCCTACAGTTGGGATAATAATAGTAAATTAGCCAAAATCACAATTAAACAAACTCAAGCCACTGATAGCGATAAACTCAGCGAGCAAAACTTATTTGATTTAAAAATTCCCATTGGCTTTGGATATAAACCTGATAAAAAATCTCCTGAAACTCCTGTTCCCCTTAAAACCTTTACGGTTAGAGTTCATGAACGGGAACAAACCTTCTATTTCCCTTTAGAAGAAAAGCCAGCTTTTATTAGCTTTGATGTTGATAATAATATTCTAAAGACCGTAACCTTGGATTATGCCCTTGCTGAATTAAAGGCACAATTGCAATATGATCCTGACCCTATTTCTCGAATTTATGCAGCCAAAGCTTTAGCTAAAAAAGGCGGATTAGAAGCCGTTAAAGCCTTGTCAAATGCCTTAAAACATGATAAGTTTTGGGGTGTGCGTTTTGAAGTCGCTAAACAATTAGTTCGAGTCAAATTAGATCAAGTTTTTGAGGGATTAGTAGCGGGTTTAACCGATAACGATGCCCGCGTCAGACGAGCCGTGATCAATAGTTTAGCGAAACTAAAAACCACCGAGAGTTATCAAGTGTTAAAACCCCTTTTAGAAAAGGGAGATGCGAGTTATTTAGTGGAAGCTGCAACCGCAACAGCATTAGGAGAAATTGCAGCCACTCACTGTGAAGATAAACATCTAATTGAACAAACAATTAAACTCTTAAAATCCGTTCTCAAAGAACGAGAAGGATGGAATGAAGTCGTGCGTTCTGGGGCTATTTCAGGACTCAGTAAAATGAAAACCTCAGAAGATGCCTTAAACGTAATTTTAAAATATACCGCCCCCGGTATTCCCCAAGCTTTGAGGTTAACTACCATTCGGGCTTTAGGCAGTATTTCCACGGGTCAAACCCCAACCAACACCGAGCGAATTTTACAACGCTTAGAAGAATTATCCAATGAAACCTTTTTCCTCACTCAAGTCGCCGTTGTCGCTTCTTTAGAACAGATGGAAACGCCAAAAGCGATGGATGTATTGCAATCTTTAGCCGACCAAACCCTAGACGGAAGAGTTCGCCGTCGAGCCGAAGAGGCCATTCAAAACGTACAGGGAAAAATCGGTTCCGAACCCGCCTTGAAAAAGCTACGGGAAGAACTTGACAAAATTAAAAAAGAAAATCAAGACCTTCGCAGTCGTCTCGAAACCTTAGAAGCCAAAAGTAAATCGAGTAAGCATTAA
- a CDS encoding HEAT repeat domain-containing protein, with the protein MVWGNLVVMLIIGVVVGVGIAYLVFQQQNSKQKEGIEERIRREREEQEKSHQIRQQQTIQQLQQEHQNQLQQIRQTVETEYLVEREQMGIQLQEKDSQIQQMSQSLAASEAQVTELNQQLTQYQTLVEQLTAELEATQAQVEQLSPSSVEEEVESSIEVEEDTTPAIELTLTLPETPEETSFVEEEVAETPLTVIEVESPISSEIITESTIAESPISSEIITEPTIVESPTSSEIITEPTIVESPTVSEIITEPTVVESPTVSEIITEPTVVESPTVSEIITEPTVVESPTVAEIITESTVVESPTVAEIITEPTVVESPTVAEIITESTVVESPTVAEIITEPTVAESPISSEIITEPAIIKAEKITLPPTKATSEEQLIDQILAIGASGNLAAINTLTGYVQHPNPQVRYSVAATLGKITASRRLSREVQQTIPILTRLSQDLDPSVRQQAIIALGNIPSHQVIPILQKALRDPQTSVAQSASIALNKFKVYRVRPKSQPKSLMVKKPKFSQE; encoded by the coding sequence ATGGTTTGGGGCAATTTAGTGGTGATGTTAATCATTGGGGTTGTGGTTGGGGTGGGAATTGCCTATCTGGTGTTTCAACAACAGAACTCTAAGCAAAAAGAAGGTATAGAAGAGAGAATTCGTCGGGAACGGGAGGAACAGGAAAAATCCCATCAGATTCGTCAACAACAAACGATTCAACAGTTACAACAGGAACATCAAAACCAACTTCAGCAAATTAGACAAACGGTAGAAACTGAATATCTCGTTGAACGGGAACAGATGGGGATACAGTTACAGGAAAAGGACTCTCAAATTCAACAGATGAGTCAATCTCTGGCCGCATCTGAAGCTCAAGTTACAGAACTTAATCAACAGTTGACTCAGTATCAAACTCTCGTGGAACAACTGACGGCTGAATTGGAAGCAACTCAAGCACAGGTTGAACAACTGAGTCCATCTTCTGTTGAGGAAGAGGTTGAATCTTCTATTGAGGTAGAAGAAGATACAACTCCAGCCATAGAACTAACCCTAACGTTACCGGAAACACCAGAGGAAACTTCTTTTGTTGAGGAGGAAGTAGCGGAAACACCACTCACTGTTATTGAAGTAGAATCTCCAATTTCTTCAGAAATTATTACTGAGTCTACCATTGCAGAATCTCCAATTTCTTCAGAAATTATTACTGAACCTACAATTGTAGAATCTCCAACTTCTTCAGAAATTATTACTGAACCTACAATTGTAGAATCTCCTACGGTTTCAGAAATTATTACTGAACCTACCGTTGTAGAATCTCCTACGGTTTCAGAAATTATTACTGAACCTACCGTTGTAGAATCTCCTACGGTTTCAGAAATTATTACTGAACCTACCGTTGTAGAATCTCCTACGGTTGCAGAAATTATTACTGAGTCTACCGTTGTAGAATCTCCTACGGTTGCAGAAATTATTACTGAACCTACCGTTGTAGAATCTCCTACGGTTGCAGAAATTATTACTGAGTCTACCGTTGTAGAATCTCCTACGGTTGCAGAAATTATTACTGAACCTACCGTTGCAGAATCTCCAATTTCTTCAGAAATTATTACTGAACCTGCTATTATTAAAGCAGAAAAAATCACATTACCCCCAACAAAAGCCACTTCAGAAGAACAATTAATTGATCAGATTCTGGCAATTGGAGCATCGGGAAACTTAGCGGCAATTAACACCTTAACAGGATATGTTCAACATCCTAATCCTCAAGTGCGTTATTCTGTTGCAGCAACATTAGGAAAAATTACCGCTTCTCGTCGCCTGAGTCGGGAAGTGCAACAAACGATTCCTATTTTGACCCGTCTGAGCCAAGATCTTGATCCGAGTGTTCGTCAGCAAGCGATTATTGCATTAGGAAATATCCCCTCTCATCAAGTTATTCCCATTTTACAAAAGGCATTGCGAGATCCTCAAACTTCCGTGGCACAATCTGCTAGTATTGCCTTAAATAAATTCAAGGTTTATCGCGTTCGCCCTAAATCTCAACCTAAATCTTTAATGGTGAAAAAACCTAAATTTTCCCAAGAATAG
- a CDS encoding acylphosphatase → MSSESIIVRAHVFVSGQVQGVGYRYYTQKQAIERGVQGWVRNLADGRVEAVFEGHQNRVDGIIQWCYQGPKSSQPRDVIINFEEPEGLQGFEIRY, encoded by the coding sequence ATGTCATCTGAATCTATTATCGTTCGCGCTCACGTTTTTGTATCGGGACAAGTGCAAGGGGTGGGATATCGCTACTACACCCAGAAACAAGCCATTGAGCGAGGAGTTCAGGGTTGGGTGAGAAATCTAGCAGATGGTCGAGTCGAGGCGGTATTTGAAGGACATCAAAACAGGGTGGATGGAATCATTCAATGGTGTTATCAGGGGCCAAAATCCTCTCAACCCAGGGACGTGATCATTAATTTTGAAGAACCAGAGGGTTTACAAGGGTTTGAAATTCGATATTAA
- a CDS encoding DUF5615 family PIN-like protein — translation MKIKFLLDENLSKRIKSAVLRINPEVDILCVGDPLTPPLGTLDPEILIYLEQSQRILVTDNRKSIPGHLQEHWENNHQIWGLFWVREGTNIGELAESIYLLWEISEAEEWVNIVDWIPY, via the coding sequence ATGAAAATTAAGTTTTTGCTGGATGAAAATTTGTCTAAACGGATTAAATCTGCGGTACTTCGGATTAATCCAGAAGTTGACATTTTATGTGTTGGTGATCCATTAACACCCCCATTAGGAACTCTTGATCCAGAAATTTTAATTTATCTCGAACAATCCCAGAGAATTTTAGTGACAGATAATCGTAAATCTATTCCGGGTCATTTACAGGAACACTGGGAAAATAACCACCAAATCTGGGGATTATTTTGGGTCAGGGAAGGAACAAATATTGGAGAGTTGGCTGAAAGTATTTATCTTTTGTGGGAAATTAGTGAGGCGGAGGAATGGGTAAATATTGTTGATTGGATTCCCTATTAA
- a CDS encoding Rpn family recombination-promoting nuclease/putative transposase, protein MRFINPKTDFAFKKIFGSEDSKDILISFLNSILYPDNPQIEDLTILNPYQAPKIRGIKDTYLDVKATITGNKTVIIEMQILNIEGFEKRILYNAAKAYSIQLKSGEDYTLLNPVIAVTITDFEMFPHLDKVISRFVLKEKEFLVDYLIYDIELVFVELPKFNTLIHELETLTDKWLYFIKSAKTLETVPETMANIPQLQKAFTIANETTLTPEELEDLEKREIYIYDQRNAIKKAVRLAREKALKQGIQQGIEQGKQESKLEIAQQLIGLLDDQTISQTTGLSIEQIQQLRQKQETPS, encoded by the coding sequence ATGAGATTTATTAATCCTAAAACCGACTTTGCCTTTAAAAAAATATTTGGCTCTGAAGATAGCAAAGATATTTTAATCAGTTTTTTGAATAGTATTCTTTATCCTGATAATCCCCAGATTGAAGATTTAACCATTCTCAATCCCTATCAAGCCCCTAAAATTCGAGGGATTAAAGATACTTATTTAGATGTCAAAGCCACGATAACGGGAAATAAAACCGTTATTATTGAAATGCAAATTTTGAATATAGAAGGATTTGAAAAACGAATTTTATACAATGCAGCTAAAGCTTATTCAATTCAGTTAAAAAGCGGAGAAGATTACACCCTCTTAAATCCAGTTATTGCCGTTACAATTACAGATTTTGAAATGTTTCCCCATCTGGATAAGGTCATTTCTCGGTTCGTTTTAAAAGAAAAAGAGTTTTTAGTGGATTATCTGATTTATGATATTGAATTAGTTTTTGTAGAACTTCCCAAATTTAATACCTTAATTCATGAGTTAGAAACCTTAACCGATAAATGGCTATATTTTATTAAAAGTGCTAAAACCTTAGAAACTGTTCCTGAAACAATGGCAAACATTCCTCAACTTCAAAAAGCCTTTACCATTGCCAACGAAACCACCTTAACCCCGGAAGAACTCGAAGATTTAGAAAAACGGGAAATCTATATTTATGATCAACGGAATGCCATTAAAAAAGCCGTTCGATTAGCAAGAGAAAAAGCTTTAAAACAAGGCATTCAACAAGGAATTGAACAAGGTAAACAAGAATCTAAACTCGAAATTGCTCAACAATTAATCGGCTTATTAGATGATCAAACCATCAGCCAAACCACCGGATTAAGTATAGAACAAATCCAACAATTGAGACAAAAACAGGAAACTCCTAGTTAA
- the rpoD gene encoding RNA polymerase sigma factor RpoD → MIQINNGLATTKPETETLSFLPLPTPSNITPLDLDDFEPDEEDLIDEEDILEDVIADEDDETKAGKAAKSRRRTQAKKKHYTEDSIRLYLQEIGRIRLLRADEEIELARKIADLLELERIREKLMEHYHREPNEQEWASAVDMRLPEFRRRLYIGRRAKDKMVQSNLRLVVSIAKKYMNRGLSFQDLIQEGSLGLIRAAEKFDHEKGYKFSTYATWWIRQAITRAIADQSRTIRLPVHLYETISRIKKTTKLLSQEMGRKPTEEEIATRMEMTIEKLRFIAKSAQLPISLETPIGKEEDSRLGDFIESDGETPEDQVSKNLLREDLENVLDTLSPRERDVLRLRYGLDDGRMKTLEEIGQIFNVTRERIRQIEAKALRKLRHPNRNSILKEYIR, encoded by the coding sequence ATGATCCAGATTAACAACGGACTCGCAACCACAAAGCCTGAGACAGAAACATTATCGTTTCTTCCCCTTCCAACCCCTAGCAACATCACCCCCCTAGATTTGGATGATTTTGAACCGGATGAAGAAGATTTAATTGATGAAGAAGACATCCTAGAAGATGTGATAGCGGATGAAGATGATGAGACCAAAGCGGGTAAAGCTGCTAAATCTCGACGTCGCACTCAAGCCAAGAAAAAGCATTACACAGAAGATTCAATTCGCCTCTATCTGCAAGAAATAGGTCGGATTCGATTATTACGGGCGGATGAAGAAATTGAACTCGCTCGAAAAATTGCTGACTTATTGGAACTAGAGCGAATTCGGGAAAAATTGATGGAACATTACCATCGAGAACCCAATGAGCAGGAATGGGCGAGCGCCGTTGATATGAGATTGCCAGAGTTCCGTCGCCGTCTGTATATCGGTCGTCGGGCAAAAGATAAGATGGTACAGTCAAACTTACGACTGGTGGTTTCCATTGCCAAAAAATACATGAATCGAGGTCTGTCTTTCCAAGATTTGATTCAAGAAGGCAGTTTAGGGTTAATTCGTGCCGCAGAGAAATTTGATCACGAAAAAGGCTACAAATTTTCAACTTATGCTACATGGTGGATTCGTCAAGCCATTACACGGGCCATTGCTGATCAATCTCGAACGATTCGACTACCCGTTCACCTCTATGAAACCATTTCTCGAATAAAAAAGACCACCAAGTTACTGTCTCAAGAAATGGGTCGTAAACCCACTGAAGAAGAAATCGCAACTCGTATGGAAATGACCATCGAAAAACTGCGGTTTATTGCGAAGTCTGCTCAACTTCCCATTTCCTTAGAAACCCCCATTGGGAAAGAAGAAGATTCTCGTTTAGGAGATTTTATTGAATCCGATGGCGAAACCCCTGAAGATCAAGTTTCTAAGAATCTATTACGAGAAGATTTAGAAAATGTATTAGACACTCTTAGTCCCCGTGAACGTGATGTATTACGGTTGCGTTATGGGTTAGATGATGGCCGTATGAAGACATTAGAAGAAATCGGTCAGATTTTTAATGTCACCCGTGAACGGATTCGTCAAATAGAGGCGAAAGCACTCAGAAAGTTACGCCATCCCAACCGTAATAGTATTTTGAAAGAATATATCCGCTAG
- a CDS encoding EH signature domain-containing protein, with product MIFSSLSLPDFSPLKPSELLDFSKSLGKQKPLPPIPIPSPNYIKPRTVEEILKDIETNKIDNITNLEWIYLVYFKSDNNLEICQLIWNIAKEKTWLKHRLIWNLVLYYGNESNNRKRIISESLVNSFSVDFLDKVDYQDLVLIKIIESLKKAPADLAKLSLTYKKTPKDLLRTYQLPHWIKKAEDALTTVAEVFVTSRDLQYETWLLNCLEEILSEDQIKATDYLLTNISAEIAGDLPNLVEWVKLNFKPKNSNSKWHQLSRKAKEALRKWIGAVNYKDFENIVELLLERNDELNIPEWEKNQLRKRKDFWANYSDCFERIRILLPQKSINALGQYLPENVDLLIEDGSDTEVCIFDFGDWFIVEFFRGEGSETRLFNRSQNPDLEQKLFGSSQVSVKHLRCLKPREIHDHVFCWQTYCEKWLKLSNILPNEGTVFFKGLPREYGRYGSDGLPLPSDQKQRERNYNLEKWENKIRKIESEAEEYVRQQGWQC from the coding sequence ATGATTTTTTCAAGTTTAAGTTTACCAGATTTTTCTCCACTAAAACCTTCTGAACTCCTAGACTTTTCAAAGTCGTTAGGTAAACAAAAGCCTTTACCACCTATTCCTATACCAAGTCCAAATTACATTAAACCCCGAACAGTAGAGGAAATATTAAAAGATATTGAAACTAATAAAATAGATAATATTACTAATTTAGAATGGATTTATTTAGTTTATTTTAAATCCGATAATAATTTAGAGATTTGTCAATTAATTTGGAATATAGCCAAAGAAAAAACATGGTTAAAACATCGATTAATTTGGAATTTGGTTTTATATTACGGAAATGAAAGCAATAATAGAAAAAGAATTATATCAGAATCTTTAGTTAATTCCTTTTCTGTAGATTTTTTAGATAAAGTGGATTATCAAGACTTGGTACTGATCAAAATTATTGAAAGTTTAAAAAAAGCTCCTGCTGATTTAGCAAAATTAAGTTTAACGTATAAGAAAACCCCCAAAGATTTATTAAGAACTTATCAATTACCCCACTGGATCAAAAAAGCTGAAGATGCGCTAACAACGGTTGCAGAAGTTTTTGTAACTTCTCGTGATCTTCAATACGAGACTTGGTTGCTCAATTGTCTTGAAGAAATCCTGTCTGAAGATCAAATTAAAGCAACGGATTATTTACTAACTAACATATCAGCCGAAATAGCTGGAGATTTGCCGAATTTAGTAGAGTGGGTAAAACTGAATTTTAAACCTAAAAATTCTAATAGTAAATGGCATCAACTTTCAAGAAAAGCTAAAGAAGCATTAAGAAAATGGATCGGTGCAGTTAATTATAAAGATTTTGAAAATATCGTTGAGCTTTTATTAGAAAGGAATGATGAATTAAATATACCAGAATGGGAAAAAAATCAGTTACGAAAACGAAAAGATTTTTGGGCAAATTATAGTGATTGCTTTGAAAGAATTCGGATTTTATTACCCCAAAAATCTATTAATGCTCTCGGTCAATATCTTCCTGAAAATGTTGACCTTTTAATAGAAGATGGGAGTGATACAGAAGTTTGCATTTTTGATTTTGGGGATTGGTTTATTGTTGAGTTTTTCCGAGGGGAAGGAAGTGAAACTCGTTTATTTAATCGTTCTCAAAATCCTGACCTTGAGCAAAAACTGTTCGGTTCTTCTCAAGTTTCTGTTAAACATCTACGTTGTCTCAAACCTCGTGAAATTCATGATCATGTTTTCTGTTGGCAAACCTACTGTGAAAAATGGTTAAAACTCAGCAATATTCTTCCCAATGAAGGAACTGTATTTTTCAAAGGGTTACCACGGGAATATGGTAGATATGGTTCCGACGGACTTCCTCTCCCATCAGACCAAAAGCAACGAGAGCGAAATTACAACTTAGAAAAATGGGAAAACAAGATTAGAAAAATTGAATCTGAAGCGGAAGAATATGTTAGACAGCAAGGATGGCAATGCTAA
- a CDS encoding DUF433 domain-containing protein, which translates to MQLEEYFEFLDPDDIRIKGHRIGIDNVLNYYLKGCSPEDILEHFPSLNLEKIYATLTFYYHKKTEIDAYLQRVNDWKERHYQEALAHPTPQRQRIQKIIEKRLMDQSIINEN; encoded by the coding sequence ATGCAACTTGAAGAATACTTTGAATTTTTAGATCCTGATGATATCCGCATCAAAGGACATAGAATTGGCATTGATAATGTTTTAAATTATTACTTAAAAGGCTGTTCGCCAGAGGATATATTAGAACATTTTCCTAGTTTAAATCTTGAAAAAATTTATGCAACCCTGACTTTTTATTATCATAAAAAAACCGAAATCGATGCCTATTTACAAAGGGTTAATGACTGGAAAGAACGGCATTATCAAGAAGCATTAGCCCACCCCACGCCCCAACGTCAACGCATTCAAAAAATTATTGAAAAACGGTTAATGGATCAATCAATTATTAATGAAAATTAA
- a CDS encoding OmpA family protein, producing MSDLSELELETELQEEQDSGVYLSIGDLMSGLLMFFALLFITVMVQLKQVQDRVSELPQQLIAVLEGLPQGKIIKIDQKTGDVSIPDAILFDKGSAELKPEGKKFLRDFIPKYSKVIFSNPAFEDTVTRVIVEGQTSSLGDDQYNMDLSLKRSLSVYNYIFSKGFTFETKSKFQTKLMAAGRGEVEANQKIDDPRDRRVVFRFQLKQIDWDKFLNSSKS from the coding sequence ATGAGTGATTTATCAGAATTAGAATTAGAAACAGAACTTCAGGAAGAACAAGATTCTGGAGTTTATCTCTCCATCGGGGATTTAATGTCAGGTTTATTGATGTTTTTTGCTCTATTATTTATTACGGTAATGGTGCAACTCAAACAAGTTCAAGATCGAGTGAGTGAACTTCCTCAACAATTAATTGCAGTCTTAGAAGGATTACCACAAGGAAAGATCATTAAAATTGATCAAAAAACGGGAGATGTGAGTATTCCTGATGCAATTCTTTTTGATAAAGGGAGTGCAGAATTAAAACCGGAAGGCAAAAAGTTTTTGCGAGACTTTATTCCGAAATATAGTAAGGTTATTTTTTCTAACCCTGCTTTTGAGGATACGGTAACTCGCGTTATTGTTGAAGGTCAAACGAGTTCTTTAGGAGATGATCAATATAATATGGATTTAAGCTTAAAACGCTCGTTATCTGTTTATAACTATATCTTCTCAAAAGGATTTACCTTTGAAACTAAATCTAAATTTCAAACCAAACTAATGGCTGCAGGACGGGGAGAAGTAGAAGCTAATCAAAAAATTGATGATCCACGCGATCGCCGGGTTGTTTTTCGCTTCCAACTTAAACAAATTGATTGGGATAAGTTTTTAAATTCATCAAAATCTTAA